The Malus sylvestris chromosome 8, drMalSylv7.2, whole genome shotgun sequence genomic interval GAGCTGATTTGCTGACTGCCGACCTTTCTTCACCGCTACCTCCTCTGTACTCGAAGTCCTTGCGGAAGCAGCAAACCGTGGTGTATGTATAGTATGTATTGACATTTTATGGATTCATGTGATAGCTTTAGATGGTTTGTTTAAGACTTATGTTCATGTATTTAAGTGACAGTTAGCTTTGCTAACACATGCATTTCTCCGTCTTTCTCATATATTGCATCGAACTCTTTCTGGATAATGTCTGTATAACATAGTTCACAGTTCAATACCATATTATACAGAAGTTGCAAAAGAGAAAAGCATACAATATCGGTCTTTATTAGTACATCCCTCGAAAAAATTATGCAGTTTGTAATCGAAAAAATTCATAGGAAGTTTATCATATAATGCCTTTGAATTAATCAGTCGCTTGTGCCTTTTGTTGCTGTAGACTAACTAATTGTTTGTAGAGACTACCAGGTCTTCCAATCAGCTGCTCGTGGCTTCCCATTTCAGCCACCCTACCATTTTGTAGCAGGGCGATACGGTTGGCATCACGAATAGTTGACAACCGGTGTGCTACCAAGATCGTCGTTCGGCCCTCCATTAGCTTATCAAGAGCCTCTTGGACCAGCTTCTCAGACTCTGTGTCCAATGCACTTGTTGCTTCGTCCAGAAGAAGAATCGACGGATCTTTCAGTATTGCTCTGGCAATTGCCACCCTCTGTTTCTGCCCTCCCGATAACTGCACCCCTTTCTCTCCCACTTGCGTTTTGTACCCTTCAGGCATTCGACTTATGAAACCGTGTGCATTCGCTGCTTTCGCCGCTGTCACTACCTCTACTTCCGATGCTTCCTCGTGCCCATACTTTACGTTCTCATAAATTGTTGTGCAGAACAATGCCGGCTCTTGCTGAACTAGACTTATTCTCTTCCTCAACGATTTCAAGTTCAAACTTCTGATATCGTATCCATCAATTAGAACCGTACCAGAAACGGGGTCATAAAATCTCATTACCAGTGCAATCACCGTACTCTTCCCAGAACCACTTGGCCCGACTACTGCAAGGCTCTTTCCTGCTGAAACCCGTAAATTCAAATGGTCGAAAATGGTGATATCCGGCCTTGCAGGGTACCAGAAACTCACATTCTTGAACTCTATATCTCCTTTGACATTAGCAACAACATTTGATCTGGGATCATTACGATGTATGGCCGTTTCTCGCTTTAGGATACTGAAAATTGGGCCGAGCACTTGCGATCCCTTCATAATTTCTGGTGTGAGAGCTAGGGTTTCTGCTATACTCAGTGACGTGACTATTAAGACCATGAAGGACTTGATGATGTCTCCGAAATTCGAGTCTTTATCCTTGATTAGTACTGATGCATACCAAAGGCCAAGCGCATAAGAACAGAATGCGAAAAACTGCGATAAACCGTAGCAGAAACCTGATATGTGGCCTCTTATAACTGCTTGCTTGTTTGGCTTGTTTAGTTCCAAGGAAAACTGGAGTGATATCCGTTCTTCGCAACCAAATGCAGCAACAGTACGTATGTTGGCAATCGCTTCGCGTGCCACGGAAGTTGCTTTTGAGTAGGCATGGTTGTAGTCCCCTCCGAATCCCTTCAGAAACAGTTGCTGCGCATACAGATCAAGAAAACCAAACATACGTTGGATTCAGGATAAAAACAATTGAAACATAAACAATATGCAGCTTTTAACAATGTCGTGGTTGTTTTTATTCTGACCTCAGTTATGGAAGCTCCGATAAGTAGAGGGAGGGAGGCACTCACGACAGCTGCAATACGCCAACTTAAGGTGAAAGCAATAGCGAAAGCAGTCACTGCGAGTGCGAGATTCTGCACGATTGTTGATAGACGGTCAGCTAGAGCGCTTCGCACTAATGTTGCATTTGCTGCTAAAGTTGATGTCAGTGCTCCGGTGTTATTCTCATCCAAATCAAACCAACCAACTTCGTTTGAAAGGATAGCTGCAGTCGAAACAAGAACGAGTTCTCAGATTTGATTGATTTTGTAATGTGCATTACATGAGAAATGAAAACATGAATTGATCTTTGAGGTCGAGAAGAACCTTTGAACATTAATAAGCGAACGCGAGTTGTGAGCCGCTCCCCCATCAATGTATAAAAGTAGTGCTGCAGGAGATATATTGGGACAGTAAGAGCAGCCAAGCCAACAAATATGAGAGCTATCCTATCAACATCATGTTTGATTTGAGAGCCACTAGGAGCGTAAAACGCTGTCAAGACGTGAGTTATTCCAAGGGCGAAAAGAGGAGCTTCCATGCCGGCCAGAACTGCACCAAGTGACCCGAGTATTGCATAAGGCCACTCGGGCGCATTTAGTTTCACTAATTCCCACACTGATGCAGTAGGAGCAGAGCTGTTTTGATCACTTGGCTTCTGCTGTTTGGTTGTGGTTGCCTTGTCCTCCTGCGGATAGTTACTCTTGGTATCGCGAAAGCTGGATTCTCTCGAAGAATGTCCAGATACTAAGCCAGAATCTTTAACATGTTCCAGTACCTGCAAGCTCACCAGATTTGCATACTCCCCTTTCTTGGACATCAAGTCTGAATGGTTGCCACTCTCAGCAACCTGACCGTTCTTCAAGACAACGATTGTGTCCACATCCCGGATAGTGGACAACCGATGAGCAACGATGACTGTAGTTCGATGCAACATGATTTTCTCTAGTGCCTGCTGAACGATTAGTTCTGATTCTGCATCAAGAGCGCTTGTGGCCTCATCTAAAAGTAGTATTTTTGGGTTTCGCAGCACTGCTCTTGCAATAGCTATGCGCTGCTTTTGCCCTCCGGAAAGCTGAGTTCCTCCTTCTCCTGCCTGAGTGTTGTAGCCATCAGGCAATCCTTCAATGAAAGAATGTGCATTTGCAGCTTTAGCAGCTTCCATGATCTGATCCATGTCTGCGTCTTCTTTACCGTACAAAATGTTGCCGGCTATAGTAGTCGCAAACAATGCCGGTTCTTGACTTACCAATCCCATCTGTTCTCGTAACCATTTCAGTCGGAGAGTTCCGAGTTCATGTCCATCCAACAGTATTTTACCTGACAAAAAGTGGTTTATGATTTAGCCctcaaaacaaaaaacgaaatggttattaGACAGGACCCGAAATAATATATACCTGAAACGGGGTTGTAGAATCGCTGAATCATGGATATAACAGTGCTCTTTCCTGAACCACTAGGGCCAACAACTGCAAATGTCTTGCCAGCTCCAATCGAAAAGCTCAAATTCTCAAACACCATGTTTGGTCGTGAAGAATAGGCGAAACCAACCTCACAGAAGTCAATCTGCCCAGATACTTTCGGCAACACTATTCCATTGTCCGATACCTTAGAGGAATTGGAATCCGAATCAATCATCGTCATGATATTACCAGCAGCAGCTCTACCCTTCGCAATTGCAGCAAGGTTTGGAGCAGCTTGGCCGAGAGCACTACACAAGAAAAAAGGTCTGCTTTTAATCACGAAACGGGAAATAGTAAATGCGCACATAATTTGGAGTGGACTTACAATCCACTGAAGATGACATTGAGGATAGTTGTGAATGCTTTCCCTCCGTTCGTGTCGTGATGCCTTACAAGTATGCCGGCGTACCACAGAAGCAATGCCCAAGCGCAAAACAACAGCCCATATGTAAACCCTACGCCAACTCCCTTCGCAACACCGCTCTTCTTTCCCAGCTTGAGGGCCTTGTTCAGTGAGGTTGAGTATGCTTCAATGGCTCTGTCCTCTCCCCCGAATGAGTACACAGTACGAATCTGTGAAATAACCTGGTACATGCAAAATGTGAGACCAAAATAGGCTACATTAGCGGCAAGATTTGTAAGATAACGAGAAATACCGAGAACAGTGTACCTCTTCAGCAACCTTGCCGGCTTCTGCATAAGCAGCCTCACCCTTTTCGGATAAGGTAGACATGATTATAGTATAAGCTCCACCTGCAATAGCTATGAACGGAACCACAGCCAAGGTCAGAAGCGTAAGCTGCCATACTGATGTAAACCCGATGGCA includes:
- the LOC126631653 gene encoding ABC transporter B family member 13-like, producing MEEVELSSDKFSDGNPLRKMDKQTNPSKQRSVSLIGLFAAADKADYLLMFLGSVGACIHGGVLPVFFVVFGRMIDSLGHLAKNPQQQSARVSEYALYLVYLGLVLFASAWIGVAFWTRTGERQTARLRMKYLQSVLNKDINFFDTEARDTNIIFHISSDAILVQDAIGDKTGHALRYLSQFLIGFAIGFTSVWQLTLLTLAVVPFIAIAGGAYTIIMSTLSEKGEAAYAEAGKVAEEVISQIRTVYSFGGEDRAIEAYSTSLNKALKLGKKSGVAKGVGVGFTYGLLFCAWALLLWYAGILVRHHDTNGGKAFTTILNVIFSGFALGQAAPNLAAIAKGRAAAGNIMTMIDSDSNSSKVSDNGIVLPKVSGQIDFCEVGFAYSSRPNMVFENLSFSIGAGKTFAVVGPSGSGKSTVISMIQRFYNPVSGKILLDGHELGTLRLKWLREQMGLVSQEPALFATTIAGNILYGKEDADMDQIMEAAKAANAHSFIEGLPDGYNTQAGEGGTQLSGGQKQRIAIARAVLRNPKILLLDEATSALDAESELIVQQALEKIMLHRTTVIVAHRLSTIRDVDTIVVLKNGQVAESGNHSDLMSKKGEYANLVSLQVLEHVKDSGLVSGHSSRESSFRDTKSNYPQEDKATTTKQQKPSDQNSSAPTASVWELVKLNAPEWPYAILGSLGAVLAGMEAPLFALGITHVLTAFYAPSGSQIKHDVDRIALIFVGLAALTVPIYLLQHYFYTLMGERLTTRVRLLMFKAILSNEVGWFDLDENNTGALTSTLAANATLVRSALADRLSTIVQNLALAVTAFAIAFTLSWRIAAVVSASLPLLIGASITEQLFLKGFGGDYNHAYSKATSVAREAIANIRTVAAFGCEERISLQFSLELNKPNKQAVIRGHISGFCYGLSQFFAFCSYALGLWYASVLIKDKDSNFGDIIKSFMVLIVTSLSIAETLALTPEIMKGSQVLGPIFSILKRETAIHRNDPRSNVVANVKGDIEFKNVSFWYPARPDITIFDHLNLRVSAGKSLAVVGPSGSGKSTVIALVMRFYDPVSGTVLIDGYDIRSLNLKSLRKRISLVQQEPALFCTTIYENVKYGHEEASEVEVVTAAKAANAHGFISRMPEGYKTQVGEKGVQLSGGQKQRVAIARAILKDPSILLLDEATSALDTESEKLVQEALDKLMEGRTTILVAHRLSTIRDANRIALLQNGRVAEMGSHEQLIGRPGSLYKQLVSLQQQKAQATD